GAAACTTTCGGCGATGAGCGCCCCTGCGACCTTTGCCGTGTGATCGACGCGGTCGAAGAGACGGAATCCAATAACGACACGGCTCAACGCAGCGATAGTAAAGACATCAAACTGATGCTCGGCCTCAGTCGAGCCATTGAAGTGATCGTGCCCACACAGGCCTATGCGCCCAAGGCAGCGATTGTATGTAAACCTGAGAATGCCCAGCAAAGGGTGCCCACGCCCCCACCGCGCGTGGCTTAAAGACACACTAGCATTCTCAAGTTAATTGTCCATCCATGGGGAGACAACGCTCTGTCGTTGCCTGCCAATGGACGGAATGCCGCCCTTTCTGACCGCGGCAATCATCAAGCAGGCCCTGTAATCGATTCAAAACGGGCGCTGCTCAAACATTACAAAACACATACAAAATGAAAACTTCTACCCAATTCATCACACTCGCTCTCACACTCACTGCGGCCACAACCGCGCACGCCGCACCAGCCGCACCGGTCTTTAGCTGCTGCAGCACTGAGGAACATCAACACATCGCCCGCCCCGATGACCACGCCCCGATCTCTGTCATGGGCGACCATACTCACAGTAAAGGCGGCTGGATGCTCTCTTACCGTTACATGAACATGCAAATGGACGGCATGCGCAATGGCACAGAGCGCGTCTCTTCCAGCGATGTGTTTGCGGCCGACGGCGGCTATACCGTAAGTCCGGAATGGATGACGATGGACATGCACATGCTCGGCGCGATGTATGCGCCGACCGAAAAGCTCACTCTGATGCTGATGGCCAACTACATCGAAACCGAGATGGAGCACAGCATTGTCTCACAGATGGCGGCCAACATGATCAACGGCGGCGAAACCGAGTTTACCACTCAATCCAGTGGCCTAGGCGATCTAAAGCTGAGCGCACTCTACAGATTCTATTTGCAGGACAACCAAAAGGCCCACTTCGGCCTAGGGCTCAGCCTACCGACAGGATCCATCGATGAAAAAGATACACTGCCCGCCATGGGAGGTGCAGTCAGCCAGCAAATGCCAGCCTCCATGCAACTAGGCTCGGGCACTTTCGACCTACTCCCCTCACTGACTTACGTGCAACAATTTACAAACTGGTCATGGGGCGCTCAGGCAAATGGCACGATTCGTCTTCAGGATGAAAATTCCAACGACTACCGACTCGGACACAAATTCGAGCTATTGAGCTGGGCAGGCTACAATCTCACCGACTGGCTTGGCTTGAATGGCGGCCTCAGCTACGGATATGCAGGTAAACTTAAAGGCGACCAAAAGGATGTAAATCTAATGGGGCCCAATGGACGTTCCGTCCCCACCGCCTTCAATGAAAATAGCGGTGGCGAGCGTATCGACGTCCTACTGGGCATCAACCTACTCAAGCCCAGCGGTCGCTTTGCCGGGCATCGCCTCTCACTCGATCTGCGCCTACCGCTCTGGCAAGACCTGAACGGCTACCAACTCGAGACCGACTCGACCCTCACTCTGGGCTGGTCGAAGGCGTTTTAAAGTAGAACCACCGTGGCGTGTTCGTAAAAGGACTTCCAGTATTTGCGAACACGCCACCATTTCCCGCTTCTCTAAAGCGTTGATCATAGCGCGATAGATTTGACAATTCGCCAAACTGCCACGATGTAGGCAGCTATGTTACGTCGCTATTCCTGCCTGATCAGCACGATCATGGCCTCCATTACTCTGATTCCCCTCGCCGCAGAGGAAGCAATCTCACCTACCCAAATCACTGAACAGGAATCTTGGAATGGCTCGGTCTTTCGTATCGAAGATACCAAAACCCGCGTCAGTATCGCATCGGTCAAGCTATCCGTAAGCGACCTAAAGCCGGAAGACGGCAACCTGGTCGGCGAATACACCATTCAGGTGCCGCTCATGCAGTCGAAGAACGACAAAGGTAAAATCGTGCTACCACTCGAGTTCAGCATGGACGAGCTTGGGGCCAAAGGCGGCACTCTACGCGGGCAAGCAATCAGCTACAAAGAAGGCACCACCCCCAACTTGATTATCTGCGAAATCATCCCCAACAAAAATCAGCGCGTGCTGCTGGATATCACCACCGACGACCGCACCCTATCCTTTAAGTCTCGCTATTCCATAGTAGAGACCTCCAACGACAGCTAACTCACTGCTCACCTCGACTTAAAATGACAGACACCGACCTCGGCCCTACGGGCGAAATTTGCTTCGACCTGCCCTCTCCTTACGAGCCCCACCCCTGTGGCCTGCTGCACTTGCCGCGCTTCATTGCAAAATGCCGCAAGCACTTGGCAGGCGAACTGCCCAAATCCTATCAGAAAAATTTCTGCCGCGGCTTTGAT
The nucleotide sequence above comes from Coraliomargarita algicola. Encoded proteins:
- a CDS encoding transporter is translated as MKTSTQFITLALTLTAATTAHAAPAAPVFSCCSTEEHQHIARPDDHAPISVMGDHTHSKGGWMLSYRYMNMQMDGMRNGTERVSSSDVFAADGGYTVSPEWMTMDMHMLGAMYAPTEKLTLMLMANYIETEMEHSIVSQMAANMINGGETEFTTQSSGLGDLKLSALYRFYLQDNQKAHFGLGLSLPTGSIDEKDTLPAMGGAVSQQMPASMQLGSGTFDLLPSLTYVQQFTNWSWGAQANGTIRLQDENSNDYRLGHKFELLSWAGYNLTDWLGLNGGLSYGYAGKLKGDQKDVNLMGPNGRSVPTAFNENSGGERIDVLLGINLLKPSGRFAGHRLSLDLRLPLWQDLNGYQLETDSTLTLGWSKAF